A window of the Desulfobacula toluolica Tol2 genome harbors these coding sequences:
- the rpsM gene encoding 30S ribosomal protein S13 — MARIAGVDLPRDKHAWIALTYIYGIGASRSKLILAKTGIDPTTKANDLTEEQVNEIRKVIDAEYKVEGELRSEVSMNIKRLMDLGCYRGLRHRKGLPCHGQRTSTNARTRKGPKRTAVKKKK; from the coding sequence TTGGCACGTATCGCAGGAGTAGATTTACCAAGAGATAAGCATGCTTGGATAGCTTTAACCTATATCTATGGAATAGGTGCAAGCAGATCAAAGCTAATACTTGCAAAAACAGGTATTGATCCTACTACAAAGGCAAATGACCTTACAGAAGAACAGGTTAATGAGATAAGAAAAGTCATTGATGCTGAGTATAAGGTTGAAGGTGAACTTAGAAGTGAAGTGTCCATGAATATTAAAAGGCTTATGGATTTAGGTTGTTACAGAGGGTTACGTCATCGTAAAGGCCTTCCCTGTCATGGTCAGCGAACCAGTACAAACGCCAGAACACGAAAAGGTCCAAAAAGGACTGCGGTTAAAAAGAAAAAGTAG
- the rpmJ gene encoding 50S ribosomal protein L36 — MKVRASVKKICRDCKVIKRRGVIRVICINKRHKQRQG; from the coding sequence ATGAAAGTCAGAGCATCTGTAAAAAAAATCTGCAGAGATTGTAAAGTTATAAAAAGACGTGGTGTCATAAGAGTGATTTGTATTAATAAACGCCATAAACAGCGGCAGGGATAG
- the rpsK gene encoding 30S ribosomal protein S11 — MAKKSKKVVSKKRVRKNISTGIVHIQSTFNNTIVTIADENGNTISWSSAGMQGFKGSRKSTPFAAKLVAEDAGAKAMEHGMKNIGVFVKGPGPGRESALRALHALGFNISMIKDVTPVPHNGCRPPKRRRV; from the coding sequence ATGGCAAAAAAGTCTAAAAAAGTTGTGTCCAAAAAACGGGTTAGAAAGAACATTTCTACCGGCATTGTTCATATTCAATCCACTTTTAATAATACAATCGTTACCATTGCCGATGAAAACGGAAACACTATTTCATGGTCAAGTGCTGGTATGCAGGGATTTAAAGGCTCAAGAAAAAGCACTCCATTTGCCGCAAAACTGGTTGCAGAAGATGCAGGTGCCAAAGCAATGGAACACGGTATGAAAAATATCGGTGTATTTGTTAAAGGCCCGGGGCCTGGTAGGGAATCTGCTTTAAGAGCCTTGCATGCGCTTGGATTCAATATATCCATGATCAAAGATGTTACCCCGGTTCCTCATAATGGATGCCGTCCGCCAAAAAGAAGAAGGGTATAA
- the rpsD gene encoding 30S ribosomal protein S4, with protein MSRYRGSVCRQCRRENMKLFLKGDRCFSDKCSFDRRGYPPGQHGQRRSKLSDYGIQLREKQKVRRLYGISEKQFRISFRKADKRKGITGTNLLSLLETRLDNTVFRMGFVNSRNQGRHFVKHNHFVVNGKKVNIPSYQVKKGDVIELREKSKKIQAISDSLDAIVRRGIPQWLEINKENFKGEVVGVPAREDITLPIQEQLIVELYSK; from the coding sequence TTGTCACGTTATAGAGGTTCTGTTTGCCGACAATGCAGACGCGAAAATATGAAACTTTTTTTGAAAGGCGACAGATGCTTTTCAGATAAATGCAGTTTTGATAGAAGAGGCTATCCCCCCGGACAGCATGGGCAAAGAAGAAGTAAATTGTCAGATTACGGGATTCAGCTCAGAGAAAAACAAAAAGTCAGAAGGCTTTACGGAATTTCAGAAAAACAGTTTAGAATTTCTTTTAGAAAAGCGGACAAACGAAAAGGAATTACAGGGACAAACCTGTTGAGTCTTTTGGAAACACGTTTGGATAATACTGTTTTTAGAATGGGATTTGTTAATTCTAGAAATCAGGGTCGACATTTTGTAAAGCATAATCATTTTGTGGTAAATGGTAAAAAAGTAAATATACCGTCTTATCAGGTTAAAAAAGGTGATGTGATCGAACTTCGAGAGAAAAGTAAAAAAATTCAGGCTATTTCAGATTCCCTGGATGCTATTGTTCGACGCGGGATCCCTCAATGGCTTGAAATCAATAAAGAAAATTTCAAAGGCGAAGTTGTAGGCGTTCCTGCACGAGAAGATATCACGCTTCCTATTCAGGAACAATTGATTGTAGAGCTTTATTCAAAGTAA
- the infA gene encoding translation initiation factor IF-1: MAKEEPIKVDGKVLETLPNAMFRVELENKHVLLAHISGKMRMHFIKILPGDRVTVEISPYDLSRGRITYRYK, encoded by the coding sequence ATGGCAAAAGAAGAACCCATCAAAGTTGACGGGAAAGTACTTGAAACATTACCAAATGCCATGTTCAGAGTTGAGCTGGAAAACAAGCATGTACTGCTTGCTCATATTTCAGGCAAAATGAGAATGCATTTTATTAAGATCTTACCAGGAGACAGGGTGACGGTTGAAATTTCACCTTATGATTTAAGTCGGGGAAGGATTACATATAGATATAAATAA
- the rplQ gene encoding 50S ribosomal protein L17: protein MKHRKSVLKLNRTSSHRKAMFRNMVTSLFKHDKIKTTEAKAKGLRSIADKMVTLAKRGDLHARRQALAVIREKDVVHTLFNEVAEKFNSRQGGYTRIIKLGPRKGDVAPMVQIELIFD, encoded by the coding sequence ATGAAACATAGAAAATCAGTATTAAAATTGAACAGGACCTCAAGTCATAGAAAGGCTATGTTCAGAAACATGGTAACTTCTCTGTTCAAACACGATAAAATTAAAACAACCGAAGCAAAGGCAAAAGGCTTAAGATCAATTGCAGACAAAATGGTCACTCTTGCAAAAAGAGGGGATTTACATGCCAGAAGACAAGCGCTTGCAGTTATTCGGGAAAAAGATGTTGTTCATACATTATTTAATGAAGTAGCAGAGAAGTTTAATTCAAGACAGGGTGGTTATACAAGAATTATCAAATTAGGCCCCAGAAAAGGGGATGTTGCTCCAATGGTACAGATTGAATTGATTTTTGACTGA
- a CDS encoding DNA-directed RNA polymerase subunit alpha — protein MSSEKLAYVNWREMIKPEKLDVTTTSTYGKFVCEPLERGYGITIGNSLRRIILSSIYGAAIVSVKFDDALHEYSVISDVREDVSEIILNLKELKLKVDDTEDKILTLNLKGEREVTGADIVSPDGKVEILNSEQHIATISRNGVLNMTMVVKTGKGYALSSANKDEDAPIGTIPIDSVFSPIKRVKYVVGTSRIGQKTDYDKLTLEVWTDGSVTPDDSVAYAAKILKEQMNPFINFDEDMEPDHVEESSEDKDIGINENIYRSVDELELSVRSSNCLKNAKIDTIYQLVQKTDGEMLKTKNFGRKSLNEIKEVLTTMELSLGMDLEGFEPPPEDSDENNQEGE, from the coding sequence ATGTCATCTGAAAAACTTGCATATGTGAACTGGCGAGAGATGATCAAGCCGGAGAAGCTTGACGTTACCACAACTTCAACATATGGTAAATTTGTATGTGAACCCCTTGAAAGGGGGTACGGTATTACTATCGGGAACTCTCTGCGGCGTATTATTCTTTCATCCATATATGGCGCGGCCATTGTATCCGTTAAATTTGATGATGCTCTTCATGAATATAGTGTGATATCCGATGTTAGAGAAGATGTTTCCGAAATAATTTTAAACCTTAAAGAGCTGAAGCTCAAGGTTGACGACACTGAAGATAAAATATTAACACTGAATCTAAAAGGTGAGAGAGAGGTCACGGGTGCAGATATTGTAAGCCCGGACGGCAAGGTTGAAATTCTTAATTCTGAACAGCATATTGCCACTATTTCTAGAAATGGTGTGCTAAACATGACCATGGTTGTAAAAACTGGAAAAGGATATGCTCTTTCTTCGGCCAATAAAGATGAGGATGCCCCAATCGGAACTATCCCAATTGACAGTGTGTTTTCCCCCATTAAGCGTGTTAAATATGTTGTGGGAACTTCCAGGATCGGACAGAAAACCGACTATGATAAGCTTACCCTTGAAGTTTGGACGGATGGTTCCGTAACACCTGATGATTCGGTTGCATATGCTGCCAAAATTCTCAAAGAGCAGATGAATCCATTTATCAATTTTGATGAAGACATGGAACCTGATCATGTTGAAGAAAGTTCAGAAGACAAGGATATCGGCATTAACGAGAATATTTACAGATCTGTGGATGAGCTTGAATTATCTGTCAGAAGTTCCAATTGTTTGAAAAACGCTAAAATCGATACTATTTATCAATTGGTTCAAAAAACGGACGGTGAAATGCTGAAAACCAAAAATTTTGGTAGAAAATCCTTAAATGAAATAAAGGAAGTTCTTACTACCATGGAACTTTCACTGGGTATGGACCTTGAAGGTTTTGAACCACCACCAGAAGATTCAGATGAGAACAATCAGGAAGGAGAATAA